TCGTCTTCAGCTAATTCTACCTCTGCAAGCGGGCTAAACAAATACACTTTTTTAGTATTCATTTCCACACATTTATATCGTTTTCGTAATTTTTCTCTTTTTACAAAAAGCCTGTTTCCTCTCCACAAAAATTGACTGTCTTCGGGAATATCTTCAAGCAATAATAATTCAGAATTATTGTTATCGTATTTTTTAAATGCTTTTGCTAAAGATAAATCTGCGGTTGTTGAGGCTTTGGGATTTTGCATATATCTTGAAAGTGGCTTTTCAATATCTTTAGGAAATACATTTGCAAGAATCAAGGGTGTCATTAGATTGGTAAAAATATTCTTCCACTCAGCACCATGTGGTTTAGCACTTCTTTTGTAAAGCTCCCATACTTTTAAATGTGCTATTTCGTGAACTAATGTAAGTAAAAAGCTATACTGATTTAAACTGCCTGTAATGTTTATTACGTGCTGTTGTTTTTTGCTTGTTGCCCTAAAAGACCCCAATCTTGTTTGTCTGGCGTTTGTTATTTTTATTAAAATATTTTGTTTTATCAATAATTTCTCAATGTAAGGAAGAGTGTTTTCAGGCAGGTAATTTTGAAGTTTTTCTATGGACATCCAATTCGGCAATTATTATTTATTCTGATTTTAAATCTTCAATAATGTCCCTAAAGCTCAGGTGTTTTTGTTCTCCCGAATGCATGTTTTTAAAAGTATATAACCCAGATTTTATTTCTTCTTCTCCAATTATTACCACATAAGGAATATTTAGTTTGTTTGCATAGGTCATCTGCTTTTTAATTTTTACAGCTTGCGGATATAGCTCTGCAATTATTCCTTCTTTCCTTGCTTTTGCCAATAAAGGGAGACAGTGTTTAGCTTCTTTTTTGCCAAAATTCACAAAAAACAGTTGAGTAGTTTTTGAACTTTCAGGAGGAAATTTATCTAATTCCATCAAAACATCAAATATTCTATCTGCCCCAAAAGAAATTCCAACTCCAGAAACATCAGGCATTCCAAAAATCCCCGTAAGGTCATCATATCGTCCTCCTCCACAAATACTTCCCATTTTCACATCATTTGCAACAACCTCAAAAATACTTCCTGTATAATAGTTCAATCCTCTGGCGAGAGTCATGTCAAGTTCAAAAAGCTCTTTCTCTGTAAAGGTTTTTGTATAACTATATATTTCTTCTACCTCTTCTATTCCTTCTTTTCCAATTTCCGAATCAGCAAGTAGCTCTTTAAGTTCTTTTATTTGTTCAAAAAACTTTGTCTTTTTTGAGGTGATAACTGATTTAATTGTTTGAATTGCTTTTTCAGGAATTGCTTTTGAAGCAAGTTCTTTGCAAACATTTTCTATTCCGATTTTTTCAAATTTATCAATTGCTACGGTTATGTCAATAAATTTATCGCTTGTGTTTGTTATTTCTGCCAGCCCCAAT
Above is a genomic segment from Bacteroidota bacterium containing:
- the hisS gene encoding histidine--tRNA ligase, with product MEKPSIPKGTRDFLPEEMVKRNYVFDTIKSVFQKYAYMPIETPAMENLSTLLGKYGDEGDKLLFKILNSGDFLSKVRDDDYHKKDLNKLSAKISEKGLRFDLTVPFARYVVQNRNEIIFPFKRYQIQPVWRADKPQRGRYREFYQCDVDVIGSDSLLNEVELLQIINEVFEKLGISITTKLNNRKILLGLAEITNTSDKFIDITVAIDKFEKIGIENVCKELASKAIPEKAIQTIKSVITSKKTKFFEQIKELKELLADSEIGKEGIEEVEEIYSYTKTFTEKELFELDMTLARGLNYYTGSIFEVVANDVKMGSICGGGRYDDLTGIFGMPDVSGVGISFGADRIFDVLMELDKFPPESSKTTQLFFVNFGKKEAKHCLPLLAKARKEGIIAELYPQAVKIKKQMTYANKLNIPYVVIIGEEEIKSGLYTFKNMHSGEQKHLSFRDIIEDLKSE
- a CDS encoding SprT-like domain-containing protein, which gives rise to MSIEKLQNYLPENTLPYIEKLLIKQNILIKITNARQTRLGSFRATSKKQQHVINITGSLNQYSFLLTLVHEIAHLKVWELYKRSAKPHGAEWKNIFTNLMTPLILANVFPKDIEKPLSRYMQNPKASTTADLSLAKAFKKYDNNNSELLLLEDIPEDSQFLWRGNRLFVKREKLRKRYKCVEMNTKKVYLFSPLAEVELAED